One segment of Belonocnema kinseyi isolate 2016_QV_RU_SX_M_011 chromosome 7, B_treatae_v1, whole genome shotgun sequence DNA contains the following:
- the LOC117176588 gene encoding vanin-like protein 2: protein MQNIGLRITIPPKMHIKIRSRLLLSIFCFLFPPSLCQSNPESPHYVGAVVEYHPSTTNGNVEAAAFRNALNYAAIIKKAKEINSNLDIIVFPESALINFDEKINQSEEEWRKYKAPLASYVPNPTEKVTPCGDENTKVSKTLEIMSCVAKEYNTYVVINHLEKDDCTNCSSDKINLYNSNIAFDRTGRIISRYRKYNLFLEPGINVTSKPEISIFETDFGVKFGQLICFDILHEKPALDLLNKHQVADFVLSVHWFDELPFLVAVEVLAAWSYANNVNLLSSGYNNPSTGTTGSGIFAGIYERMPGVFRSETLKNVLLIANVPKVRNGVRSDKVKNETILYEFTDNEVSTIEDKLTKHSSFWFDELSSYTTKLLEPNMDQFLTLCKDDFCCYFNHKAQYNMTAVNNREKYYR from the exons ATGCAGAATATTGGACTTCGTATCACGATTCcg CCTAAAATGCATATAAAGATCCGGAGCAGATTACTACTGAGcattttctgttttctttttccACCAAGTCTATGTCAG AGTAATCCAGAATCACCGCACTATGTAGGCGCTGTGGTTGAGTATCATCCTTCCACGACAAATGGGAATGTTGAAGCTGCTGCTTTTAGAAATGCGCTTAATTATGCCGCTATTATTAAAAaggcaaaagaaataaattct aatctaGACATAATTGTATTCCCAGAATCTGCTTTAATTaactttgatgaaaaaattaatcagtccGAAGAAGAATGGCGAAAATACAAGGCACCTTTGGCTTCTTATGTTCCTAATCCTACAGAAAAGGTGACACCTTGtggagatgaaaatacaaaagtttCAAAG ACCCTGGAAATAATGTCATGTGTAGCAAAAGAGTACAACACATACGTTGTGATAAATCATTTAGAAAAAGACGACTGCACGAATTGCTCAAGTGACAAGATAAACCTCTACAATTCGAATATCGCTTTTGACCGAACTGGAAGAATAATCAGTCGCTACCGGAAATACAATCTCTTCCTTGAACCCGGAATAAATGTGACATCCAAACCTGAGATCTCGATTTTCGAAACAGACTTTGGAGTAAAATTTGGTCAATTAATCTGCTTCGACATCTTACATGAAAAACCAGCCTTGGACCTTTTGAATAAACATCAAGTGGCAGATTTCGTCCTCTCTGTTCATTGGTTCGACGAGCTACCATTCTTAGTTGCTGTAGAAGTTCTGGCAGCTTGGTCTTACGCGAATAATGTTAATTTGCTATCTTCGGGATATAACAATCCATCCACTGGCACAACAGGTAGTGGTATTTTTGCTGGAATATACGAGAGAATGCCAGGTGTTTTTCGgtctgaaacattaaaaaatgttttactgaTTGCCAACGTACCAAAAGTGAGGAATGGTGTAAGAAGCGATAAAGTAAAGAATGAGACCATTTTGTATGAATTTACGGATAATGAGGTATCTACTATTGAAGACAAGTTGACGAAACATAGTAGTTTTTGGTTTGATGAATTGTCTTCATATACGACAAAACTTTTGGAACCTAATATGGACCAATTTCTTACACTTTGCAAAGATGATTTCTGTTGTTATTTTAACCATAAGGCTCAATACAACATGACAGCAGTAAACAACAGAGAAAAATATTATAGGTAA